One segment of Longimicrobiaceae bacterium DNA contains the following:
- a CDS encoding CAP domain-containing protein → MPIRRSSPVLAAAALALMLGGCAMGPAGQASAGGTYGAGAGGGAAASSEDAARQVFALVNQHRATRGCPALQWMPAAARAAQMHSDDMAARRYFAHDTPEGKSPFQRLTEAGVNWRAAAENIAMHPGGPGATVDGWLHSAGHRANIENCGFTHTGVGVRGSYYTQVFATLAR, encoded by the coding sequence ATGCCCATCCGCCGCTCGTCTCCCGTGCTCGCAGCCGCGGCGCTGGCGCTGATGCTCGGCGGATGCGCGATGGGCCCCGCCGGACAGGCATCCGCGGGCGGCACGTACGGGGCGGGGGCAGGCGGGGGCGCGGCAGCGTCGTCGGAAGATGCGGCGCGGCAGGTGTTCGCGCTCGTCAACCAGCACCGCGCGACCCGCGGCTGCCCGGCGCTCCAGTGGATGCCAGCCGCCGCCCGCGCCGCGCAGATGCACAGCGACGACATGGCCGCCCGCCGCTACTTCGCCCACGACACGCCGGAGGGGAAGTCGCCCTTCCAGCGGCTGACGGAGGCGGGGGTGAATTGGCGCGCCGCGGCGGAGAACATCGCCATGCACCCCGGTGGCCCCGGTGCCACCGTGGATGGCTGGCTGCACAGCGCCGGGCACCGCGCCAACATCGAGAACTGCGGCTTCACCCACACCGGCGTGGGCGTGCGCGGCAGCTACTACACGCAGGTCTTCGCCACCCTCGCGCGGTGA
- a CDS encoding YhcH/YjgK/YiaL family protein has product MILGSLADSAPYECLSPRMAAGLAWLRGFDPATPDGRYEIDGDRVFAQVATYETGPSTPKRFEAHRRHVDIQLVAAGSERILHTPAAGLVVETPYSGEADVVFFAEPGYSSSLLLREGDFAIFYPGDAHKPGCMAGGKHQVKKVVVKVLLED; this is encoded by the coding sequence ATGATCCTGGGATCGCTCGCAGACTCGGCCCCGTACGAGTGCCTTTCGCCGCGCATGGCCGCCGGGCTGGCATGGCTGCGCGGCTTCGACCCCGCCACGCCGGACGGGCGGTACGAGATCGACGGCGACCGCGTGTTCGCGCAGGTCGCCACGTACGAAACGGGCCCGTCCACGCCCAAGCGCTTCGAGGCCCACCGCCGCCACGTCGACATCCAGCTCGTGGCCGCAGGCAGCGAGCGCATCCTCCACACGCCCGCCGCCGGCCTCGTGGTGGAGACGCCGTACAGCGGCGAGGCCGACGTCGTCTTCTTCGCCGAGCCGGGCTACAGCAGCTCGCTCCTGCTGCGCGAGGGCGACTTCGCGATCTTCTACCCGGGCGACGCGCACAAGCCGGGCTGCATGGCCGGCGGCAAGCACCAGGTGAAGAAGGTCGTCGTCAAGGTGCTTCTGGAGGATTGA